The DNA region GGGAAAGAGGCTCACAGCTCTTTAATTTAGTTTAATCATCTAAAAAATGGCATCAATAATACCTGGTAGCATTGTGAAGAGGATTAAATGAGCTTATATATACATTTCTTAGATTTGTTAAAGTACTCAACAAATGATATTTTCATGATTACTAAATTTGAAGCTCATGAGAGAGGCCTATTCTGGAGATAAAGGGTTGGAGAAATTCTGAACTCTCTTGTCAGTTGCAGtattaaggtttttatatttactaaaacttaaaaattcactATCCACTTTGATAGATGTTCTCATGTATAGACCAGTCTCCTTAAATAAAAGGATGGAACAGGGTTATTTTTCTTAGGtgtcctccccatcccccactggggattgaatccaggggtactacCACTCAGCAACCCctcaacccctttttattttaggacagggTATCCCTTAattgccaggctggcctggaacttaataacttcttgcctcagcctcctgagtatctgggattacagatatgcaccattGGACCTGgctatttttcttagttttggtGGCTCAGAGGAGAGTTTGGTTTGTGCCCCATCTTTCAGTATGTGCATGGTAAAGACCAAACcaaataaagtttcttttttgctttctgaaaaaggCTGAAGGTTTTCACCAGCATCTAATAGTTGCAAGTTTCTATACCATAATGCCTAGTCTAAAACTTTTTGTGGGGtaggtattgaggattgaatacaggggcacttaaccactgagacaaatccctagcttttttttttcaaattttatttagagattgggtctcactgattgcttagggcctattaaattgctgaggctagctttgaactcttgatcctcctgcctcagcttcctgagccgctgggattaccgCTGGGATTACTGTCGTGCACTACTGCACTTTGCCTGGCTAGAACTTTTAAAGCTCCATAATCACAACTTTGAAATACTTTTTCTCAGTTCACTTGCTTATTCAGCCAATATTTAACATTTATCTGTTAGGTTAAAGGCATTGTTTTTGATACTTATAGCTGTTTTCCCTGAATAATTATAAGTGATTAGGTAAAAAGGTTTCCAtccagagttgttttttttttttaagttgctgtgAAGAAATTCCTGAAATAAACAACTCGAAGGAGGGAGGGTTTATTTTTACCTCTTTTTAAGTTTCAGTCCAAGGTTGCTTACCCTGttttttgggcctgtggcagcatagTATATCATGCATGTGGGAGGTGTGTGGCAGAGGAgggctgttcacctcatggccaaTGGGATGCAGAGAGAGGATCCCtttaagggcacacccccagtgatctaACTTTTGTACATGAGGCTCCACCTTCTGAAAATTCCCCCATCTCCCAGTATCCCACAGACTGGGAACCAGGCCTTCAACATGAAGGCTTTGGGGACATTTACGACCCAAACCATAATATTTTGGAAGTGTTTTCTAGAACTTATAATAGATGGTGTAAAACATACATGTTTAACACGGTTTTGCTTTGTTAGCATCATGTTCTGTGATCTGATCTTTCCTGCTAGGTTGATCAACTATTAGGGACCTACAGgaatttagcttttgtgaattgttgAAGGATTATTAGTTTACTTATTCAGCCAATATTGAAGCCGTATTATGTATCTTACACTGTAAACTAGTGGTTTCTACTCTTGTATACGAGTAGTGGTGGGGCTGAGAAGACTTACAAACATAAATATAGGGAGTTGAACCAATTAAATTTAGATGAACTAAAAGATATAAGtagataatataaaattcaaaccaGCAAAATACAACTACTGTAGTTCAGAAGAAAAAGTGGTCATATAGGTTTCCATCTTTAAGATAGtacattttagggctggggttgtggcttactggtagagtgcttgccttgggttcaatccctagcactgcaacaAATTAATACATTTACATGCTATAAATTTTTGAGGTCCCCCAGGGCTAGTACTTTTCCTGTGTGGCAGTAGGAGCCCCATAAAATAATACTCAGGAGATGTATTTGGCTTGAGTTTGGAAGGATAGTTATAACTTAGGAAGGAGATAGGATTAGAGACATATCAAGGGAAGAGAACAACATGTGCAAAAATGGGAATCCACAGGATACGATATAGAGAATTCCGTTTGCTAGAGAGAGAACTGTGGGCCAACAGTGGGAAATAAGGCAAAGGTCGATGAGGTCAACAAAACATTTTCAAGCACCAATTATTTAGCCTAGTATAAACTTTAAGTTATGAAAGACCAATAAATTGGGATTTTGTTTGGAGACCTCTAATATAGCTGGCAACACTCTGGATTGTAATTGATTTTCGTCTTCTGTGTGATCTACTCACAGGGATTATAATTCACATACCTAGTATGGTATCTGGTATGatgaaaatacttaatatttgcTGCATATGGAGACTATAGCCAGCCTAACATGTCCCCAACTCACCTTCAAATCTGGTACATTATGGCAATTTGGTCAGTCCTGTAGCTGCTTGTTGAAATCTTAAGgctaagaatatataaagaagttcTACAAGATGCTTGGGGACTCTTGGACCCCCCTTGGTTTCCAATTACAATCTAGGATAGAGAAcacaaaatgtattaaatatttttaatgtattttctccTCTTGTACAGGTGAGCTGAGAGAACACTTTTCTCAGTTTGGTCATATACGGAAGTGCACTGTACCTTTTGTGAGTATTATCTTAACTGTTGGGGTCTGGAGggtgtagctcagaagtagaggcttgcctagcatctgtgcaGTCCCAGTATTATCCTAactcttgctttttaaaaaagaaagcatatatTAATAATGaatccaggtgcagtggcacacacacctgtcatcttaatgacttgggagggtgagacaggggggctgcaatttagcaaggccttgtcaaaataaaagggttggggttatagttcagtggtagaaatccctagtaccaaaaaaaaaaaaaggaagctgttTAGTCTTTACTGATAAAGTTATGGGTATTAttgattaaaacaacaaaactttaGGTATTTGTAGtagtttttttattgttgcataacaaactaccacaaacttataaaaacttacaaaaaaacaggtgagggctggggatgtggctcaagcggtagcacgttgcctggcatgtgtgtggcccgggttcgatcctcagcaccacataccaacaaagatgttgtgtccgctgagaactaaaaaataaatattaaaaaaacaaaacaaaacaggtgaTCTGACAACTAGGCACAGAGGAGCTGATCCTCCCTCTGCTCAGGATTGTGCATGGCAATCCTATCCACTGGGGCTTCAGTGTGCTCCATTAGAGTCTCAGGGGAAGACTGACTTTCAAGCTCCCTTAAGTTTTTGGTAGAATTCATCTTTCAACTATAGGATGAAGGTCCCTGTTTTCTTAGGTTTTAGCTGGGAGCTGCTCTCACTTCCTGAGGACTGCGTGTAATTTCTGGTCACCTACTTTGTAGTCTGTTTTACAACATGGCAGCTTtcttcttcaaagccagcaagggAGTTTCTCCAGTCTGTTAATATAGAAATCTTACATATAACCTAATCACCGGAGTGACAGTGCCTTCACTGTCAGAACAAGCATGGCAGCCTATCATCCttactttattcttttgttgagaaaaaaGTTACAGATCCTGCCTACATTCCAAGAAGGGGGGTTATACGGGAAAAGGGTGCATGGAGATATGGGTTCCATCTTCAGAAATCTGCTCCCTAAACCATTATAATGACTTCAGGTAGTAAAggataatattttagaatttgtagtgtctattttaaattttattgaatgcCATTTAGTTTTAGTATTTCTAACCTATGAAACAGTACTTTTGTTAATTACATTTCATTTGCTTTCTCATGAGGATCTAAAAATCATTCTGTAAATTTTTTCTGCTTTATCCTAGTCTGTAATTTTCTACAATTACTGGGTTTTTGCggtggggtatgtgtgtgtgtgattggaGTTTACACACAGTAACATTTCATGACACTGAAACAGCCATGGTTAAATATCAacctaaataaatttaaattcttaacTCTTGGTTTAATGTTatttagcttccaaaaatcttGACAGATTTTCTCATATCTAGTGTTGGTTAAAGTGTAGGGAAACTGGCACTCAATTTCATTTAGAAATTTAACTGTTACCTTCAGTTCTTAAGTCTAGTTTGGCAAAATACCAAAATTAAGAATTTGGGGGcttaggttgtagctcagtggtagaaagcttgcctagcatgtgtgaggcactgggttggatccttatcaccacataaaaataaataaaggtattaccaaaaaaaaaaaaaaaaaagagggtttgTATATGCTTTAACAATTCTATTTGTAGGAGTTTAtcctataaaaatatatgttcaaaaACGTTCAAAGCAATaatcaactaaaaaatttaaatgtttatcaGTGAGACTGACTAGATAAAGTCATTGATATAATGGAATTTCATAGTTGAAACATGGATTACAGACATGAATGTATAGCTTTCTatgtttaaaaactaaattttttaaagtcatttacaAACGTTTCTTCTAATAAAAGTGAATAGATTTTTCTTGGTTGCCACTAAAAATGAATTTAGGACCCAGGATGAACAGATCTTATAAAAAGGCTTTGATTCTTGGTAAAAcactaaacaaaatataacaggAAAAAATTAGTTCAAGTTAAATTTATTATATGCAAGTTGGAAATCCTGGTTTCTTTTTTAGGaatatattatctaaaatttaaaacactttttttttttttaaatgcctttacTTGTGGAAATGGGTCAATCCAATGGAGACATCTATCACAGGTAGGAAAGTAAATGATGAGATGATGGGAAAATCACCAGAAACTTTTCCTGCATTCTTGGTTAACACTCTGAAGAACAGGAGCAATATCGAAGTCTTTTGACTTTTTTGGTAAAACACTGCTGGGTTTCTGTACTTGCGTCTAAAATGCTCAGGaagtcactccagttaaactgggctaattgggctgcacgaaataaccacataagtgacacaaatacctttttctttggggtcgctgtgatgaCTCCTCTGACtttaagggtctgcaggaagagagagcaggCAGGAGCTCAccccttttttttgaggaaaagctattcaaatgaggcaaggggtcaggtttcgggggctgagtctattttcatgatgtccactgtcagcaggttgactgacacctaggTAGGCCAcatccaagggcacagtaagagaatgggacacacacaaggcacttccatggaagattctatcctaaacagggcaaggggttatattacaaaggaacaggtgagcatagtttcacccatggggctgtagcaagacacccatgcaggagacactgacccttgaacccaagaagggtggggaaagctctgccacatttctgtgactgagtgtcTCAGCACCCAGCCTGGGAGTGTGACCCAGtcacgtgcaaggttggtctTCCACAAAACACAACATAACTTTTAGCAAGATTGAGAACCAAATGATCATCTTCCCCAGCCTGTCCTTTAATGGATGGCTAAAGGGACACAGCAGTATGCCTCCAAGCACAAGACTCTATTTTCCATATCATTCATACTTAGTCTAGCTATGTAAAGGTAATATTTTACTTTCCTGTCTTTTGTTAGGAACATGTGATGAAAGTGTAGTAGTGGTGGATGAGGTTGACTAGTTTCAGAAATGTCAGATGCAGCTAGGTTTTTGGGCTTATTTCTAGTTCCTAGGAATGAGGGGGGTTAGTCTGAGTATTGTAGTAATCAGTTTCCCTTGGCTGTTACTGTGGTCTGCTTCTAGAATAATGCATAAACCTCATTATCCTTATCTTCTCCAGTGACAGTTAAAAAAGCAGAATGTTGACACTGGTATATATCCTACAGGAAGGTAAATATATACTAAAGCAAGTTATTTGACATTTGTCTGTAATCTGGTTTTGacaaatggaaattttttcaAGTTCATGATTAATCTTTTCctttgttattaaaatttttcaggACAAAGAGACTGGCTTTCACAGAGGTATGGGTTGGATTCATTTTTCATCAGAAGAAGAACTTCAGAATGCAATACAACAGGAAAATCATATTATTGATGGAGTAAAGGTAAATGCTTCTTTATTATGAGCTTTCCATGTCATTCCAGAAGTGTGGAATGACAGGAATTTGGGGAAATTTAGGTCTGAAAACCTTCCCTAATACTTGTTAAGAGTGATAGTGGTAGAGAGTgatagtggtagagtgttcattTCTAAAAAGTGTGGAGA from Ictidomys tridecemlineatus isolate mIctTri1 chromosome 5, mIctTri1.hap1, whole genome shotgun sequence includes:
- the Slirp gene encoding SRA stem-loop-interacting RNA-binding protein, mitochondrial, coding for MAASAARGAVALRSSFGRSVAFVRKIPWTAASSELREHFSQFGHIRKCTVPFDKETGFHRGMGWIHFSSEEELQNAIQQENHIIDGVKVYIQAQRRKMLQDDQTSDEEKDF